One region of Juglans regia cultivar Chandler chromosome 4, Walnut 2.0, whole genome shotgun sequence genomic DNA includes:
- the LOC118348288 gene encoding uncharacterized protein LOC118348288 — translation MSYARWTDVPQAQKDELIERVRGDFVLDWDMANHRLAVLKQLRKRFNAFHHELHKKYLSYKTHEEALSSGGSMVDPIVWDKLCARWGSEDFKKMSRQNQENRKKLTNNHTAGRKSFVRILEEKRATNATLVEFYKETHWSKKNDKFVTPATEDTYKKMVDKLDDLDPEQRTSQAAASVFREVLGHRPGYARGLGEMVIPESSRQRDREREKEYLALVEQHKKDADNYKKDVESYKKDALNYKTQLDEMKDELTALRERQNETDNMLRQFLHNFPSFTESLQSHRETQ, via the exons ATGAGTTATGCTAGATGGACCGATGTGCCACAAGCTCAAAAGGACGAGTTGATTGAACGTGTTCGG GGTGACTTCGTGTTGGATTGGGATATGGCGAATCATAGATTGGCAGTCTTAAAGCAACTACGTAAGCGGTTCAATGCATTCCATCACGAATTACACAAAAAGTATTTATCATACAAAACTCACGAAGAAGCGTTGTCATCTGGGGGTAGCATGGTCGACCCCATCGTATGGGATAAGCTGTGTGCGAGGTGGGGAAGTGAAGACTTCAAG AAAATGTCAAGACAAAATCAGGAGAATAGAAAGAAGCTAACTAATAACCACACAGCAGGCCGCAAATCCTTTGTTAGGATACTGGAGGAGAAG CGGGCGACGAATGCGACTTTGGTGGAGTTTTATAAGGAGACTCACTGGTCGAAGAAGAACGATAAATTTGTCACCCCAGCCACTGAAGACACCTAT AAAAAGATGGTTGACAAACTGGATGATCTAGATCCTGAACAACGCACCAGTCAGGCAGCAGCGAGTGTGTTTAGGGAGGTACTTGGGCATAGACCAGGATATGCCCGGGGGCTAGGGGAGATGGTCATACCGGAGTCGAGCAGACAACGGGACCGTGAACGAGAAAAAGAGTACCTTGCCTTGGTTGAACAACACAAGAAAGACGCCGACAACTACAAGAAAGATGTCGAGTCTTACAAGAAAGATGCCTTGAACTACAAGACGCAGCTTGATGAAATGAAGGATGAATTGACCGCACTTCGTGAGAGGCAAAATGAAACTGATAACATGTTGAGGCAATTCTTACATAATTTTCCGTCTTTCACTGAGTCTCTCCAGTCTCATCGAGAGACTCAGTGA
- the LOC108984208 gene encoding uncharacterized protein LOC108984208, which translates to MAFLSKLPLVVFLSSLFLHAAIAELVCENLPNNVCAFSISSSGKRCLLETSVACDHGKVEYQCKTSEVLVNGITEYIETDKCVEACGVERNTVGISSDALLDPKATAKLCSPYCYQMCPNIVDLYFNLAAGEGGYLPDLCEKQRANPHRSMSELLGSGVAPGPISGSPSRKLYETELLGSGVAPAPGPISGSPPRKLYESKLLDSGVAPAPGPISGSSSRKLYETVTFYVSRAAAPQ; encoded by the exons ATGGCTTTCTTATCCAAGTTGCCCTTGGTtgttttcctctcttctctcttcctccatgCTGCAATAG CTGAGCTTGTTTGCGAGAATTTGCCAAACAATGTTTGCGCATTTTCAATATCATCATCGGGCAAAAGGTGTTTGCTGGAGACGTCTGTGGCTTGTGATCATGGAAAGGTGGAGTACCAATGCAAGACATCAGAGGTGTTGGTTAACGGCATCACTGAATACATTGAGACTGATAAATGTGTTGAAGCGTGTGGGGTTGAGAGGAACACTGTTGGAATCTCATCGGATGCCCTTCTTGATCCAAAAGCCACTGCCAAGCTTTGCTCTCCTTATTGTTACCAAATGTGCCCCAACATTGTCGATCTTTACTTCAATTTGGCTGCTGGGGAGG GAGGATATTTGCCGGACTTGTGTGAGAAACAACGCGCCAATCCTCACCGTTCCATGAGCGAGCTTTTGGGTTCTGGTGTGGCCCCTGGCCCTATTTCCGGCTCTCCATCTCGAAAATTATATGAGACTGAGCTTTTGGGTTCTGGTGTGGCCCCTGCCCCTGGCCCTATTTCCGGCTCTCCACCTCGAAAATTATACGAGTCTAAGCTTTTGGATTCTGGTGTCGCCCCAGCCCCTGGCCCTATTTCCGGCTCATCATCTCGAAAATTATACGAGACTGTTACCTTCTACGTTTCTAGAGCTGCAGCTCCCCAGTAA